The Melitaea cinxia chromosome 16, ilMelCinx1.1, whole genome shotgun sequence genome contains the following window.
cgtttgtgtattgtgtctgTTTCCGGACTCCCAACACAGGACTAAATCATAGAGGAAGCCGTTGAGTGTTAggaatttatttacttacctaAGCTTTGTATAGTCTGAGAAGCTTTTCATTCTCTTTAATTCTGTTTAAAAGGCTTCTTGGTTCCTGTTTTTGCTCAAACTGAGCTTCCTGGAATTGAGAGCGGACGTAATGTCGATTCCCGAGAGATCGTAAATTGGAGCAGATTAGCTCTGGAAATTCGAAACTAAGGTAAAACGAATGCTTTAAAAGGATACAGAAATGCTTGGACCTGCGTAGTGTTAACTTGATCTATAGGGTTTTGGGCTCGATTCCCGTCTCAATATTtggggggattaagggtgttaataacatatatggcaaaacaacgtttgcggggtcagctagtttatctATATAACTAAATGTTTGTTTAGACAAAAAAatccaattaattaatttaaatgagagCACTATAGAATCACTAGCTTTCGatcaaaataagaatcatcaaaatcgatcacacccactaaaaagttatgaggtaacagcacataaaaaatacagtgcAATAGATAacctctttttttataattcgttAAAAAAGTTCCGTTAGCTTgtgtaaacaaaaattaacacaGTCAAACTTCGTTACAGACGATATTCTTAACTTTATTGCATCATAATGTTCCTACAAACACAAAAAAGCCATAgaacaactttaaaatttaataaacgcaAACACAGTCATAAAATAACGACATAACCCCCTTTACAAGTTTTTGTCACAAAGCTTCCTTCAACCtttcataaaaatgaaattaaaatttaagataatCGTCTCAAGCCGCTCCGTCTTTGCTCCGCTTTACAAGTAATTAATATGATTACAGTCCCCCACGTATTATGTCGCTGACAGCGAATGATAAgggttaaattttttaaagcgTATCTCATCCCTTTGTCGCTTTGTTGAGTATATCGCGAGTTTATTAACATGGTAACGTATTGTTAATACGACGATAATATAACGCTttagcctgttatatcccactgctgggcataggcctctttccccgtgtaggagaatgatcgaaacttaatccaccactatGCTCTACTACGGGTTGGCGGGTATGttacttactatgagtaacgatcgctatcgagtgtaaatgataacaaccaggaccaaaagcttaacgtgctttccagGGTACGATGGGTCGACCTATAAGGAAgggcaagtaaatacgcgttatcaaagattactcaaaaattagtcaacagattttgatgaaatttaaatagacTACAAGagaagcatcagctttcgattaaaaacaagaatcatcaaaattgttaTTCCCActgaaaagttatgcagtacAATTAACACAAattagattgacgaaaaaatagtcaagtaaaaacgcattatcccATATAACTCgtttagttagttagttatatGTGATAATGCCTTTTTgattgactatattttcgtcgaacctaccttgtattataccgcataacttttcactaggtGTACCAATGtcgatgattcttgttttaatcgaaatatatttcttgtcatgtggtcgcattttaatttgatcgatatctaatgattactttttgaggtgatagcgcgtatttacttgacctttttttcgtttacttgcgttgtattacttgtcgatgtaattgaagtctgtttttttttgtttgtgagcaaacccaattattattagattaataACCCAGaacaatacaaacatttaaaatactgTGTACATACACAAATATCAATCGACGTCAAAACGTGACAGCATTGCCTGACTCTATGTCAAACAATAGTTAGTCAACAAGACACGATGAATGCGAGCACGTCAGAAGTCAATTACTACATATGAAGAACCGTATACAGCTAACTTCATTCGCTACCTTGTAACTCGACCCTCGTCACACTGACAATTAGTGGAATTTGTTCGGCTTCgagaaaaatcaaaattaaaatcaaatcaaataaaaattgttgaaataaatAGCAACTACAAATGCTATTTTTAGGTTAAAATGTTTAAGATTTTGAtagtaatcattattttaactgaggtcgGGCTCAGCAAGTTATATCGAGtttaaaatctggaacagcccgactgatatatacctcgaccttacataagattacagctaaataacaccaCTCTCAAGCATTGCTGTGTTCCTGTATTGaaaaaggtgaccagagctcctggttgggattgggagtagggtcAGCAATGAGCAATGAGCAAGCAATGAGCTTGCATTGCTTCTGTTCTTGCAGGCGTTCataagctacgttaatcgcttaccatcaggtataTGCTTGTTTACAGacctagttattaaaaaaaaaaaaactagcaagATGCAAATTTCAGGCTCgtgcaccgagggttccgtacaaaaactattataaaaatttattatatgatgtaactaaaaatttatgcttttcacaATTTTACCTTTATCTGCGCTATCAGACGTCGCTTCGTACCAAAGATCAAGATTCATAGTTCTCGTAAAGtgccctgtaggttttgattcccttgcgagcgtcgaaaatttgcagcataaacggctgtatctttgaattgcgttggcttagaaatTCATCGAATCGGTAACCAGCATCATTAAATATGCAGTTCACATTGTTGTCGAATGTGTCCGAAATGAAGATATAACAAAATGTTATGCTGCATATAACGAAAGATTTTAAAGAACTTGGAGgttataattcaattttttcataTCCTCTCTCATTTGTAAACATACGACGACGTATCATcgcattcattttattttacgtaacaTCAGTGATGTTGCTGAAGTGGCGTAGTATTTGTGGACTGAAGTTCCTTGAGTAAAAAAAAGCACGGATGATTTCGCTAAACTCACTTAGAATGCTATTCTtactttttgaaattttattttatatttaaattaagtttattgaATATTGGCATCATTCATTAAATGCAAAATgtcttttacaaaaaatacaaataattaaattattacacaaaTTCAACAAAAGTGATCTTTTGAGCTTCTCGCTCGTTAACGTACGACCTACTAGCAAAGACATCTCATTAGCTGtagaatattttaactaaaagtGACGTTGAATGCCTGCTTGAATTTATTCAATACTTtggtatattttaatgttttgttggTATTTGAAAATATGATCGCTCATTGAAATACATCAGCAAAATTAACGAGGTTGTAGGCGTTGTTACGGTGTCACGATGTCAtctttgttgtattttttcccttttttatctgtataacatataataaatgttatcataccttttattattttgtagctatttttatttttaaaaatttatccattttatattgatatatcTACTTAGCTTTCAGCTCGTGACTTCACCCGCGTAGATTATTCAATTTTGGATGTTCAGTGGCATCCTACTGGTGGAAAAAtcttcaaaatcagtccagtatgcctataatatcccactactacgggcgtaggcctctttcctcatgtaggagaaagatcagatcttaatccaccacgctgcttcaatgcgggttggcaaatatattttctactatgagtaacgaccgctatcaagCGTTCATTACAATAACCGGGACgaatggcttaacgtgctctccgagtcgtGGTGGGGAAATCCACaaaaactgcacaaacactgcattgggtgtttgtgtagtccttgtgggtttgtGGGTCCAGTAGCTTTGTCTCTATTCATTTACATGGACCAGTAATACGACgtaaaattgtcaagtaaatacgcattattagaaacaaaaaaagcactagtcagatctcgattaaatttaagtgggaccaaatgacaagtACCCGCTTCCGACGAAGAAAAgaatatcgaaatcggtccacccagtaaaatattATGCTGTGTCAATTTAATAAGCGTTATTAGTAATAAATCAGAAgagtcaatttaatttaaatgacaccATATGACACGCGCCaactttcgattgaaaaaaaggttttctcagtcaaaagttctgaggtacagcaagaaatttcctgctcaaaataaggagcagcccgactggggtagagtaccgcgaccttacagaaaTCATAGCtgaataattcataaataatactgttttcaaccaGTGTGTTccagctttgatccttctcctccaTCTTTCTCTGTCTCttgcttatgcccagtagtcggatgttacaggctgaattgtatcGTAAGTacaaaatcgttttaaaattgaAGCCATGTTACGTTTACCGCAACATTTGTCTGTGGAaccattaattatgttttaattagtgGAGAAGTCGGAAGAAGGCTTTTCGTAACAAGAACGAATGATACTTAACCCTAATATATTTCTTCTTAGAAGTTAACGTATTGTATGTGAATAacgatttgttttaattttaatttattagatttatatatattaattatcttaCCGTTTTTAGATATATATCATTGTagcattaaattatttgtatatttcctatactaactgaggtaggacacagcagaaaatttcctgctcaaaacaggaagcagcccgactggggtagtacctccttacagaagatcacagctaaacaataccgttttaagcagtgttgtgttccgcAGGTGAGtaagaccagagctcctggggggaattgggggtagggtcgacaacgcgcctGCGAATCTTCTattgttacagacgtctataagctactgtaatcgcttaccatcaaacgccgcacgcttgtttgccgacctagttataatgaaaaggaaaaaaatattaagtcggataaaaatacaattttttccttttcataataatatattagttaacattattatttactaatttttgtaCTTAATTTAAGTTTAACCCAAACAGTCCctactgaataaaaatatatgtcaaatgtattatgttaataaagGGTCAAGGGCTGAGTAGAAACGTGATTTACGTTGAGtatcattaaaaagttattacgtacataaataaatatatcattggAGTTTAAAGGTTAAGCTTCGTTTATTTTGAGTCGAAAGTAATTTTCCTAAATAACCTTTCAAAAAGGTTATGTTTGTcactaatttaacttttttgatACGTTTACAGTATAAttcatcccactactgggcataagcctctcaatgtaggagaaggattggagcttaatccaccacgctgctccattgcggattgacagatatattccctactatgaataacgatcgctatcaggtatttgtgataacaaccgggaccgaccgcttaacgtgctctccgaagcacggcgACAAATAGTAGtgtatacaaatatctataccTAGCGGGAAGCGAACCCGCAAACCTTCGGCATTTATTTgacgacacggcacacgcaacactacaccagagcattTATTATTGTTCGTTTATTATTGTTCGTTCGTTTCGTTcgtaatttctgaaacggctggactgattttgacgggactttcacaggcaaatagctgatatagtaagaagTAATTTAGGCcacttctattttagaaatttatttattttataactctgcgaactgaacaataacttttttgttaaattccacgcggacgaagtcgcgagcacagctagttttaataaaaaagtaacgtCAAATTAGTATAACCGACTTGATTATCGATTATTAAAACagtaattaatcaataaaaaatcaacAGTGTACAGCTGCCCTGCTTTTTGCTTCGGAGGTTGTCAGTTTGATTGCACccctattatttatttgtgttgtaCCTTAATATAGTCTTCCTTGATAAATGGTCCATCCAACACGaaagtaacttttttaatttaaattataggtCCTTAGTGCATATAAACAGTCCACGTCTCTCcagttttaaatttcatcatcatcatcatcatttcagcttattgcagtccactgctggatataggcctccacaagttcgtgccaaaaatgcgtgaactcatgtgtgttgcccatagtcagcacgctgggcaggcgagttggtgaccggtTCTTAGGCGGTCGTCTGTTTCTTAAGTAagcgacttaatgcttgtgttatattttttttatataaatacacataaataatacttatacataaataaatacatatatcacatcCATACTCAGTCGGAATCGAACCTTTACGttttaacacaagtattaagttgcttactgtagGGACATACGACCGTTTGTGTAtgatctaaatatttatatatgtatctgCGTAACACTAACAATTTACTTTACTCTCACTCACGCAATAAGACAACACGCTGTTGGAACTcattaattccttttttttcgaattgttgAGTGCTGTTAGgccggcctttacagcgtcaccggtgagaggggccgggtactatagataccggccgcgaaggaagaaggagagccctctgggagggctcggggaAAAACGCacgccctaagggtgtctcctagcgagatcgcatcTCAGCTTAGAACATCGTCAGAGTGGGCATTAATTCCAATAAAAATCCGACTTATATATCACGATCAAAATCAAACACTAGCGCGATTTAAGTACATACTAGCGACATCTATTAACATTCTCACACAAACACGATCTAATTATGTTAGTGACATCTATCGGCACAGTTAGGAACTTGGatcaacattacaattgattttgttttagtGGGTAGGATTCTCAATTAGAAAATTCAACAaaggtttaaattttttgaatatcatatcaaaaattgaccgctccagcgggattcgaacccgcgtctccgactgaccgtgtcggcgctctagccaattaagctatggaacgatatacccgctagagcgaaattttcgatatgatgatttttattttcggtttaagcgaaccgtggcgccgtctatagtgagttctttacagagacccgtaactattcaaagtttcatattacaatgaaaatctttgagaggagacgacaccatgctatttttaatatgtacgattttatttttgtgttacccacacattaggaattctaaacatttttgaatatcatatcaaaaattgaccgctccagcgggattcgaacccgcgtctccgactgaccgtgtcggcgctctagccaattaagctatggaacgatgtacccgctagagcgaaattttcgatatgatgattctaataaattctaaacatttttgatatgatattcaaaaatgtttagaattcctaatgtgtgggtaacacaaaaataaaatcgtacatattaaaaatagcaaggtttaaattatttatcgatttatttaaaatttgattcgactaaaattattttattataattagaactATATACTTAATGATCtgtattaaacaataaacaaaataaataattgtgtttgctggcaaacgaaaaaaaaaccgatttcaattacatcgacaagtaataaaacgtaggtagacgaaaaaatagtcaattaaatacgcattatcaaagattactccaaaagttgtcatcagatctaaataaaatttaaatgtgaccacatgataaacatcagcttttgattaaattaaaaaatatcaaaatcagtacactcagtaaaaaattatgcagattttcgagagtttccctcgatttctctaggattccatcattaaatcctggttttcttagcatggtaccaaactaaagatatctcttttccaacaaaaaaagaattatcaaaatcggtacatccagtaaaaagttatgtggtataataatacaacgtaggtcgacgaaaaaagcgtcaagtaaaaacgcattattagatataactcgaaaagtagttgttagatctcaaataaatttaaataaaaccaaatgacacacaccacctttcgattaaaattttttttgtcgaaatcggtccacccagtcaaaagttctgatgtcacatacataaaaaaaatacagtcgaattgagaacctcctccttttttggaagtcggttcaaaagcaataaacaaaatatagttttagtaTTATCGTTGCTATTTGtgttagtaattttattaatcaaaactTTTTGTTTACAGGTAAGGACTTAATGAAGCCACTAAGCCTTTCACGGTAAGACATTAgttgaaatatatttacagaATCTTTAATACATCGGCAATGCAAAACTTTTTCGCAAAAGGTATTTATTAACAATGCCTAAAAGTAGTACGTGCTACACACTGTCAATAGATTTAAACGACATAcacgtaaaaattattttatattacattaaaaccAATATTATGTGCCAGGAAAACATACAGAATACCAAGAAATTCTACCCGGTGAAGACTATGTACTTATGGCATAAAGgtcttataaaatgtataaaattattttaccgaGGTCTATTTCGTGACAATAatggttgaaaaaaaaaagtttaagagTTTCCTGTTACCACGTGACAATATATTATCTACTGATTGATTGACTGACCACTCTAAGGAAGCCACTGCTGATCTAAAGCTACCTGGCATGAATACCAATATCTCTAAGGACTGTTTCAACCCAGTTACCGATTATAGTTCTTCTAGTATTACTCTTTTCTATGAGAAGTCCAACTAAAGTATctgaacaaatatttatttatttatttatttattttatactttattgtacaccacaaatatattacaaacaaagcataaagatagttacagacagtgaagtacaatgggcggacttatggctaattagccatttcttccagacaaccattTACATCATTATCTTTAGAAAGTTTCCATGCGGATTGACGGTAACTGTGTGTCTGTCTTAGATTCAAATATATTCCTTGTTATCGTAAAGGATATAatctgattttttaaattgtgaataTTGCGTCCTGATGCTAACAATAATACTATATTATCCGAGCTATATCAAACAGAGTACCTTTACCGGGTTTAGATGAAAGCCAATTCAAAACATTTTGTGAATCCCACGTGAATggtagtttaaatatttttggtttcaCCATTCCTATTGTTTTAAGTGtatattttaacaaagtttCAAAATGTTTGTTGTTCCACGCAAGGTTtacaaaaagttaatattgCTAATTTAAGTACAAGAATAGTGCTATtggataaattttgttttagaaaaagaTTTAGTGAAAATTAGTTGAGaagttttgtgtttatttaagaGTCGGCACGCCACGTAAACCATCTTCTAAAAGTTGGTAAGTGAGTTAGAAGGGTTGAACGTTGCCAGCTATTGCTTCAGTGGCACCCCATACCGAATCTTTCAAACAGATAGGGTTAACGGCTACTTGTGGAAGGGGCTATGctgtttttgttgttgtatgttGTTGAATTATACACTTACATATACGTCAATGTCATGTCAGTGTAAACATCTACAccgtaaattttattgtttaaaatagtataaatatctGATTTCGCGTAAAACAGTTACAAAATCAAGTGaattttgtgtaatattattgTGCTGTACGATTTGTTGGTGATTCTGTATTAGAGCCTTGTTATTCTTTGTCTTGAGCTGCGGTCGGAGATCGTTGCCCGAAGATCTTCAAGACAACCAAAAGTGCTTGGAAGTATTAAGTTGCCACTAAATGTGTTcatatttaatcaaataaaagatACTTTATAGTGTAAACGATTGAATTGTGAAGCTGGTGGAGTGTTTTTTACAAGGACTTGTTATGTCGGTATCCTAAAAATAGTTTAACTCAAAGTTGCTGATCAGTTAACGAACTACAACAGTTACAATTGGTTCGAAAAATTCACCGCTACACGTTAACTAGCGTTGGCCTATCGGTTGCATATTTCAGTCGCATATCGCATAATCCAAGTTCAAACCCAAGCTCATTTAAAtaacataagaaaaatattattttagtttcctcattttataattaaagacaGATCATGCCGAAAGGTAGACTCGAATGTTGTCAACGATTGTCAAACTCAGCTGAGATTATTAAATGTAagacttgtaaaaaaaagttcCATTATGCGTGCATCAGTACGTCAAAAACACCGTATACACAAGTAACCGAAGACTTTAGAAATGAGTGGGTTTGTTCTGTTTGTCTACGGCGTAATAAAGAAGACATCATTGAGCCGATGTGTGACGTCATGGCGCACACAGCAACTTCCGACTGTGATGAAAATGTCACTATCAGATGTAATGAAACGACTAACAGTAATATCGACCATACTATCACAACAAATGTCTCGATGCAGGAAGTCCGCAATATTGTGCGCGAAGAGCTCCAAATTGTCTTCGAGGGCTTTAGTAAAGACATGATGAAACAATTCGAATGCAAGTttcaagaaatattaaataatatgtcgGCAATCAATACATCTATCGAATTCCTGGAACAAAAGTACGAAGATGTTAGGCAGGAGCTATCTCTTAAATCTGAGGCGATAATGAATCTGGAACGTGAAAATAAGACCCTGCGTGCTGACGTGAGTGACCTGCAGTCGCGATTGTCGCTGATGGAACTGCAGTCGCGGGCCTGTAATGTCGAAGTTCAGTGTGTGCCGGAGTTTAAAAATGACGACCTCGTAGCCATGTTGGGCCAAGTGGCATCCGTAATAAAATGtgatataaataacaaagatgTAATATCGTGTACTCGAGTAATGAAATTGAACAGGGACTCACCACGCCCAAGGTCTGTTTTGGTAAAGTTCAGCAGCCCACGTGTGCGGGATACTTTTCTTGCTGCATCGATAGATTTCAATAAGAAAGCAAAAACCAACTTAGATAAATTGAACACGAGTCATCTGGGAATAGGTGGTGATAAGAAGCCAGTGTACATATGCGAACATCTAACGCCCGCTGTTAAAGCACTACACGCTGAAGCAAG
Protein-coding sequences here:
- the LOC123660986 gene encoding uncharacterized protein LOC123660986, producing MPKGRLECCQRLSNSAEIIKCKTCKKKFHYACISTSKTPYTQVTEDFRNEWVCSVCLRRNKEDIIEPMCDVMAHTATSDCDENVTIRCNETTNSNIDHTITTNVSMQEVRNIVREELQIVFEGFSKDMMKQFECKFQEILNNMSAINTSIEFLEQKYEDVRQELSLKSEAIMNLERENKTLRADVSDLQSRLSLMELQSRACNVEVQCVPEFKNDDLVAMLGQVASVIKCDINNKDVISCTRVMKLNRDSPRPRSVLVKFSSPRVRDTFLAASIDFNKKAKTNLDKLNTSHLGIGGDKKPVYICEHLTPAVKALHAEARLCSKKLGYRFVWVKNGRIFMRKSDKSDYIYIRNSEVLKGLK